From the Halomonas meridiana genome, one window contains:
- the accA gene encoding acetyl-CoA carboxylase carboxyl transferase subunit alpha, translated as MNPNYLDFEQPVAELQAKIEELRLVSSDSQVNLSDEISRLEEKSRKLTESIFKDLTPWQVSQLSRHPQRPYTLDYLAHIFTDFDELHGDRNFADDAALVGGIARLNDAPVMVIGHQKGRDVKEKVRRNFGMPRPEGYRKACRLMEMAERFKMPILTFIDTPGAYPGIDAEERGQSEAIAYNLAVMSRLKTPIISTVVGEGGSGGALAIGVCDELHMLQYSTYSVISPEGCASILWKSAEKASDAAQAMGITAERLKELGFVDSLIKEPLGGAHRHPVDTAARVKDALSASLERLQALDSDALLERRYARLMSYGAPAA; from the coding sequence ATGAATCCTAACTATCTCGATTTTGAACAGCCCGTTGCCGAACTCCAGGCAAAAATTGAGGAGCTGCGTTTGGTGAGTTCCGACAGCCAAGTGAATCTCTCTGATGAGATTTCACGGCTGGAGGAGAAGAGCCGCAAGTTGACGGAATCCATCTTCAAAGACCTGACACCGTGGCAGGTGTCGCAGCTTTCGCGGCATCCCCAGCGTCCTTACACGTTGGATTACTTAGCGCACATCTTCACCGATTTCGACGAGCTGCACGGCGACCGTAACTTTGCCGACGATGCCGCTCTGGTCGGCGGGATCGCCCGCTTGAACGATGCCCCGGTCATGGTGATTGGCCATCAGAAAGGCCGCGACGTAAAAGAGAAGGTGCGCCGTAATTTCGGCATGCCACGCCCGGAAGGCTACCGCAAGGCCTGTCGCCTGATGGAGATGGCCGAGCGTTTCAAGATGCCGATTTTGACCTTCATCGACACCCCAGGGGCCTATCCGGGTATCGACGCCGAAGAGCGCGGCCAGTCGGAAGCGATTGCCTATAATCTTGCGGTCATGTCGCGCTTGAAGACACCGATCATCTCCACCGTGGTGGGTGAGGGCGGCTCCGGCGGCGCGCTGGCGATCGGCGTGTGCGACGAGCTGCATATGCTGCAGTACTCCACCTATTCGGTGATTTCTCCGGAAGGCTGTGCCTCCATTTTGTGGAAGAGTGCCGAGAAAGCCTCCGACGCGGCCCAGGCCATGGGCATCACCGCCGAGCGTTTGAAAGAGCTGGGCTTCGTTGACTCGCTGATCAAAGAGCCGCTGGGCGGCGCTCATCGTCATCCGGTCGACACTGCTGCACGGGTGAAGGATGCGCTGTCGGCTAGTCTCGAGCGACTGCAGGCGCTGGATAGCGACGCCCTGCTAGAGCGCCGCTACGCGCGCTTGATGAGCTATGGCGCCCCAGCCGCCTAA